AGGAAAGgctacattttttaaatgtatttgcacCATGAATCAAGCAACCATACAAGCTCATAGTCACCTTTTGTGAGATGGATGACACGTTCATGCCAAATCTTTCCGCTCTCTTCTTCAGCTGATCAACGTTCACCTTTGTGAGAGACACAAGAACAATCTACTTAAAACTGTCTCATTAAACAAtgcgataaaaaaaaaaaaaaaaaagtgttaactATATTTTTTGCAAAACTTACAGCAGCTTTACTGTTCGCAACCAGACCTGTGTAAGAGACGGATGAATGAAAGTGTGGGGTGAGAAACAGCAGGCGGAAgacattgtgaacatgttaaaTGTTACATGCTCACAAAGCACTATGATAtataatgttattttacattatagCAGTCAGTTCAGTAAAGCAACTACAGACCTGGAGAGGGACTGGAAGCATCAGCGGGTAAACCAAACCTTGAGAAAAGGAACATAATGAATTGAACATTGAACACTTGAACACTGATATTTACTTCAAGTATAAATCCAGCTTATACCAACTTGGGTTTTGGCCATCATTTCGATCAGTTATGATGACACTGGTCACAAGAAACTAAGAACAGAATGGACAGAATGTTTGAGAAATAATTTTAGTattcacttttgttttctgttctaaATAAATGTGGCCATGGTCTGATCATCTGCCTGCTTGCGTTTGTTGTcccattgtgtttttaatggtatATGTTACTTTTACTGTTAGAAACGATGGTCAAAACCTTGAAAATAAGATCCAAACTAAAAGACACTCATAGAAGGATAGTGTTGAAGCCTTACCTTGCTGCACGTATGGCCTTCTTGCTCTCAGATGACGCAGGCATGTTGAAACGTTCAGCTCTCTTCTGTAGTCTCTGCTCAACAAAAGGTAAAATTTTCAGAGAACTTGAACAGTTGAGACTGACACTGCACATACAGAGGTGTTGGGTCTGCTGATGAATATTTCGAAACATTGAAATGAATCTATCATGTACTATTATGAGTTCTTGGGTTTCACGGTCACACAGACTTTTGAAGACCACTCAAAGTTACCATGTTACAGAAGTTCCTGCTGGACGTTTGTGTTACATGCCATTTAAGTGTGATATCACTTTCACATGTGACAAACTTTGCATTAAAATATGCAGACTGAGGCTTACAATCAAATTATTAGTGCTTGCAAACATGTCATACGTACTTCACTGGAAGATGATGGAGGAGTTATTTTCACCACCTTCTTTTCAGTAggtctgaaagaaaaacatgtaaagacATCGAATAAGCAACGATTGATTTTACTTTAGTGGTGAAAACTATTGACACATCATAAAACTGGGGGTGACATTTCTACACCAAACCTGATGACCCCCACATGTGAAGCCATTTAGACAAAATGTACACATGAATTTCAGCCACATAATCTAGGATCAAGACTAATGCTTatagcacagaaaaaacaaatgttactaattaaaacatgatattttgcttgtttgttaaaAATTGTGtagattaaatgaaaataaacttacGTCTCGCACTCAGCTGACTCGTCATCCTTGTCGGCTTTTACATTGTTGGCACTCTCAACTTTAGCAAAGTCctaaaagtaaaacataaactTTAATACTTGAATCACTACTTCACAAAATGGTCTGATGAAGTCTGAGATGGGGGAGTGAAAGAACAGatactgaaaaaaatcacaatcacaatcacattacctctgtgtcctctgccagcacatcatcaacatccacgtcttcctctgttgtttggAATATGGGATGAAGAAATTTCCCACCAACAGatgggaagaaagaaagagacacagatggAGGGATCAGTGGTTTTATCACAATAACAAATGCAGAATGAACAGGATACACAGCCTTATAATACATCACTACTTCAAATAATTCATCTCAATCAGATCAAGTGCATATCTGACCAACTCTCTGGGTAAAATTTGGTTATTTGGTACAGTAATGagtgcaggattttttttgcATGCCTGTGCTATTTGATTACAATCAAACCACCCACTTGTTTATACCACCAAGTGAGTCACAATGTACACATTTaaatttactcatttggcagacgcttttatctcAAGCGAGGGataacactaaagcttcagtgcagtaggagactTTGGTTTACGTATTAAGTACTACATCTGTTCAATATGTGTAGTGTATATATCCTCACCATGCTCCTCCAGATAGGCTTGCAGTCGAGCGATGAGCTCTCCTTTGTTTCCTTTGGTCTCCAAACCTCGGGCCTCACACTCCTGCCTCAGTTCAGCAAGCTAAAACAGCAAGAGAACCAGAAACAGCACTTTAATTAAACAAGCAATAATCACCAATTTTGCCTTGCTGTCATCTCTTTTAGTTTACAATAGATTTTTCAGTATAAGGTAGTTCCAAATAAAACTGCTCAAACGGAGATCTGTGAATGATCACGAGAACCCTGTACAAAGTTTCTACAAAGCTGTGTTGCAATGATTTGAGCACTAGAATCAAAATCTACTTTATCGTCGTTGTGTTGGGATTGTAGCAGAAACTGACGATGGGTGATAAATTATgagaaaaatctaaatacaTGAGTGGAAAAACAGGATGGCAATGCCCCCATTCCATAGGGCATAAGGAGGTACTGTATGGTTTAATGAGAAGGACAATGATATGAATCATATTATGACCTTTGTAGTCACTAGAGCTCAACCTAGTTTTACACCTGTGGGAGATTTTGGATCAACATGTAggacagcgctctccaccacaaccatcatcatcaaaacgccaaatgagggaatatcttttgaaagaatggtgttcatccatccattagaGTTCAGTGGCTTGTACAGTTGTTCTGGCGGTTCGTGGTGGCCCAACACCTCATCAAGACACAACTGCAGGTCATATCTGTATATTTAATAGGTGTATATAGTGTTTTTATCAATCTCTTCTCCTCTACTTTGAAGCTGCTGTAATAAGTGAGTTCCCCCCTGTTGGTATCAATGaagtttcatttcatcttaCGCAGACGATCAATGGAGGTCAAACACTTATGCTTGTTTAGCGCTGTCGTTACTTTAATTGAATAAAACTGGCGGGACAC
The genomic region above belongs to Seriola aureovittata isolate HTS-2021-v1 ecotype China chromosome 9, ASM2101889v1, whole genome shotgun sequence and contains:
- the sarnp gene encoding SAP domain-containing ribonucleoprotein: MAEVIELQKLKLAELRQECEARGLETKGNKGELIARLQAYLEEHEEDVDVDDVLAEDTEDFAKVESANNVKADKDDESAECETPTEKKVVKITPPSSSSERLQKRAERFNMPASSESKKAIRAARFGLPADASSPSPGLVANSKAAVNVDQLKKRAERFGMNVSSISQKMEEDEKLKKRKERFGILTSAGSGGGDDAEAKKMKRAERFGKV